The following coding sequences are from one Syntrophus gentianae window:
- a CDS encoding alpha-amylase family glycosyl hydrolase has protein sequence MATWPRYPIIYEINTWVWLQELGKNRKAPVTLHTVPEREWDAIAALGVDAVWFMGVWERSPAGIAIANQNKGLLADFHRALSDFNPEDNVGSPYCVRQYAVDEHLGGPEGLATARRKLARRGIKLILDFVPNHVAPDHPWVVHHPEYFIQGSADDVKNDPASFIETGGKVFACGRDPYFPAWPDVLQLNAFQPGLRKAAIETLLDIAGQSDGVRCDMAMLVINSIFENTWGDRAGQKPVTEYWQDIVSSIKRSHPDFLFIAEAYWDLEWELQQQGFDYCYDKRLYDRLEQGNAESVRLHLCADSAYQEKLVRFIENHDEPRALSVFPPLKERAAAVTIATLPGARLFHEGQFEGRKIRLPVFLGRRPVEPVDPDLRAFYVTLLKVASFEGIRNGSWQLCERTGWPDNASYQNLVSWCWSGKEESFLIIVNLSDFSAQGLVRLPWDELQGKRWQVTDFYTGQVYERSGNELCNPGLFVDLPPWGFHILTRWRPVK, from the coding sequence ATGGCTACCTGGCCCCGCTATCCGATTATCTACGAGATCAATACCTGGGTCTGGCTCCAGGAGTTAGGGAAGAACCGAAAGGCTCCCGTAACCCTCCATACCGTTCCGGAAAGGGAGTGGGACGCCATCGCAGCACTCGGCGTTGATGCCGTCTGGTTCATGGGGGTTTGGGAGAGGAGCCCTGCGGGGATTGCTATCGCAAATCAGAACAAGGGACTTCTTGCAGACTTCCATCGCGCCCTTTCTGACTTTAACCCGGAAGACAACGTGGGATCTCCTTATTGTGTGCGACAATACGCCGTGGACGAACACCTGGGCGGACCCGAAGGCCTGGCGACTGCCCGGAGAAAACTCGCCAGGCGGGGGATCAAACTGATCCTGGACTTCGTTCCGAATCATGTGGCACCCGACCACCCATGGGTTGTCCATCATCCTGAGTACTTCATCCAGGGAAGCGCGGATGATGTGAAGAACGATCCGGCGTCCTTCATCGAGACAGGAGGAAAGGTTTTTGCCTGCGGACGGGACCCCTACTTTCCCGCATGGCCGGACGTCCTGCAATTGAATGCCTTTCAGCCGGGGCTCCGGAAAGCGGCCATCGAGACTCTTTTAGACATCGCCGGCCAGAGCGACGGTGTGCGCTGCGACATGGCCATGCTCGTCATCAACTCCATCTTTGAAAACACCTGGGGCGACCGTGCGGGGCAAAAGCCGGTAACAGAGTACTGGCAGGACATTGTTTCATCCATCAAGCGAAGTCATCCGGATTTCCTTTTCATAGCCGAGGCCTACTGGGACCTCGAGTGGGAACTCCAACAACAGGGGTTCGACTACTGTTACGACAAACGTCTCTATGACCGTCTGGAACAAGGAAATGCAGAGAGCGTGCGGCTTCACCTCTGTGCGGATTCCGCCTACCAGGAAAAACTGGTCCGCTTCATCGAAAATCATGATGAGCCCCGTGCCCTTTCGGTCTTTCCCCCCCTGAAGGAGCGGGCCGCCGCCGTAACCATCGCTACCCTTCCAGGCGCAAGACTCTTTCATGAAGGGCAGTTCGAGGGCAGGAAGATCAGGCTTCCCGTCTTCCTCGGCCGCCGCCCCGTCGAGCCTGTTGACCCTGACCTCCGGGCATTCTACGTCACACTCCTGAAGGTCGCTTCCTTCGAGGGGATCCGAAATGGCAGCTGGCAGCTTTGCGAGCGGACCGGCTGGCCTGACAATGCAAGTTACCAGAACCTCGTTTCCTGGTGCTGGTCCGGCAAAGAGGAGTCTTTTCTGATCATCGTAAATCTTTCGGATTTCAGCGCACAAGGGCTCGTTCGGCTGCCATGGGATGAACTGCAAGGCAAGAGATGGCAGGTCACGGACTTCTATACCGGTCAAGTGTATGAGCGCAGCGGGAACGAGCTGTGCAACCCGGGATTGTTTGTGGACCTTCCCCCCTGGGGATTTCATATCCTGACCCGCTGGCGGCCTGTGAAGTGA
- a CDS encoding glycoside hydrolase family 15 protein codes for MLIVHNRTLSGLIKENYEPGDIQNIFELLERHGTFSFPVLSNGLFPAANLEESSLYTGYSNVWVRDNIYVAYAHFINGQRDTALRNVKTLGRYFAEHKWRLEKIIAGELDYNEPTNRPHVRFNGQNLSEIPQKWAHAQNDALGYFLWLFCKIHAETGTAISDEERKLLGLFVSYFEAIRYWGDEDSGHWEERRKIEASSIGIVARGLIELKKLLGKETSTGFYDAGVLDRLDHLIDKGITSLERILPAECIQPAPDKNRRFDAALLFLIYPMDIVSEEMADRILYDVTHNLQGDYGIRRYLGDSFWAADYKDQLKPEERTTDFSDDTTARDKLLKKGEEAQWCIFDPILSIIYGMRYKKYQKSHDRELQSYHFNRSLGQLTGEDSPFGPLRCPELYCLVRGRYLPNDTVPLLWTQANLWMAFRCMLS; via the coding sequence ATGCTGATCGTGCACAACAGGACTCTTTCCGGCCTTATCAAGGAAAATTACGAGCCGGGCGACATTCAAAATATCTTTGAGCTTCTTGAGAGGCATGGGACTTTCAGCTTTCCGGTTCTGTCGAACGGTCTCTTTCCGGCAGCAAACCTCGAGGAATCGAGCCTCTATACCGGATACAGCAACGTCTGGGTGCGTGACAACATCTATGTGGCATATGCGCACTTCATCAACGGTCAAAGGGACACCGCCTTGAGAAACGTGAAAACATTGGGCCGATATTTCGCTGAACACAAATGGCGTCTAGAGAAGATTATCGCCGGAGAGCTCGATTACAACGAACCGACAAACCGGCCGCACGTTCGGTTCAATGGACAGAACCTGTCCGAGATACCCCAAAAATGGGCGCACGCCCAGAATGATGCGCTCGGCTATTTTCTGTGGCTTTTTTGCAAGATACACGCTGAAACCGGCACTGCCATTTCCGACGAGGAACGTAAGCTTCTTGGACTCTTTGTATCCTATTTTGAAGCCATCCGTTATTGGGGGGACGAGGATAGCGGGCATTGGGAAGAAAGGCGCAAAATCGAGGCATCCAGCATCGGGATTGTTGCAAGGGGTCTGATAGAACTCAAAAAATTGCTGGGAAAGGAGACATCAACCGGATTTTACGATGCAGGTGTCCTAGATCGCCTGGATCATCTTATCGACAAGGGGATCACAAGTCTGGAAAGGATTCTGCCAGCCGAGTGCATTCAACCCGCTCCTGATAAGAATCGACGTTTTGACGCCGCCTTACTTTTCCTGATTTACCCCATGGATATTGTATCAGAAGAAATGGCGGATCGCATTCTCTACGACGTCACGCACAACCTGCAGGGCGATTACGGCATTCGCCGTTATCTGGGGGATTCCTTCTGGGCCGCGGATTACAAGGACCAACTCAAGCCTGAAGAGAGAACCACCGATTTCAGCGACGATACGACGGCCAGGGATAAGCTGCTTAAAAAGGGAGAAGAGGCGCAATGGTGCATTTTTGATCCCATCCTATCCATCATCTATGGTATGAGATACAAAAAGTATCAAAAGTCCCATGACCGGGAGCTTCAATCATACCACTTCAATAGATCCCTGGGGCAGCTCACGGGAGAAGACAGTCCCTTCGGCCCTCTCAGATGTCCCGAGCTGTACTGTCTGGTAAGAGGTCGCTATCTTCCCAATGATACGGTTCCGCTCTTGTGGACCCAGGCAAATCTATGGATGGCATTCAGGTGCATGCTCTCTTAG
- a CDS encoding HD-GYP domain-containing protein has translation MDRLNQLIEMIREFAEGRYTGDIMERIGPDTEEPLRTLAEALGGMMAKIEVRESHLERLTRQVEETNRRARRDIIATVSTMAKALAARDSYTEGHAERVGQITGLIAAEMGMSQEDTALVQLAGLLHDIGKIGFPDYLFLPHEGDSPPEIVQEITRHPATGAEILKDLDFLGSALSYIRCHHERPDGLGYPNHLKDHDIPLGAKIIAAADAFDAITTDRPYHKAKTYQEALEILKEGSGTQWDPECVSVFERILPKIPSHGGQKRRRRDCSVFGTIRLRLSLRRDP, from the coding sequence TTGGATAGACTGAATCAGCTCATTGAGATGATAAGGGAGTTCGCAGAGGGTCGTTATACCGGCGATATCATGGAACGGATCGGTCCGGATACGGAAGAGCCCTTGCGCACTCTTGCCGAAGCCCTGGGCGGTATGATGGCGAAGATTGAAGTCCGCGAGAGCCACCTGGAGAGACTGACCCGGCAGGTGGAGGAGACGAATCGGCGCGCCCGCCGCGACATCATTGCAACGGTGTCCACGATGGCCAAGGCGCTGGCCGCCCGCGATTCGTATACCGAAGGCCATGCGGAGCGTGTCGGCCAGATCACCGGGCTGATCGCGGCGGAGATGGGCATGAGCCAAGAAGATACGGCGTTGGTCCAACTGGCCGGACTGCTTCACGACATTGGAAAGATCGGATTTCCGGATTACCTGTTCCTCCCCCATGAAGGGGACAGTCCGCCGGAGATCGTCCAGGAGATCACCAGGCATCCGGCCACCGGAGCTGAAATCCTCAAAGACCTCGATTTTCTCGGCAGTGCCTTGTCCTACATCCGGTGTCATCATGAGCGCCCGGATGGCCTCGGATACCCCAACCATCTGAAAGATCACGACATCCCCCTGGGGGCGAAAATCATCGCGGCAGCAGACGCCTTTGACGCCATCACCACCGACAGACCTTATCATAAAGCCAAAACATATCAGGAGGCGCTTGAAATCCTGAAGGAGGGCTCCGGAACCCAATGGGACCCGGAATGTGTCTCTGTCTTTGAACGCATTCTTCCGAAAATCCCATCCCATGGGGGCCAAAAGCGCCGACGGAGAGATTGCAGTGTCTTTGGGACGATCAGACTGAGATTGTCCTTACGCCGGGACCCGTAG
- a CDS encoding DUF3313 domain-containing protein — MRWIKPGTDFNRYHGLMFDRVIFFFAPDSEYKGMDPQELKELADLFHRQFKNVLKKNYPIVKTPGPGVVRIRCAITDLKQSRPVLSEIWPSGFDLQNLKKGLKTSWADSGATSIEVMALDSMTNTPILAAIDDRKTGMKEKFTKWGSAEDAFRYWAYRTKLFLDQVSKEKGID; from the coding sequence TTGCGCTGGATCAAGCCGGGAACGGATTTTAACAGGTATCATGGACTGATGTTCGATCGGGTGATCTTTTTCTTCGCCCCCGATTCCGAATACAAAGGTATGGATCCGCAGGAATTGAAGGAACTGGCGGATCTCTTTCATCGGCAATTCAAGAACGTGCTCAAGAAGAATTACCCCATCGTAAAGACTCCAGGCCCCGGCGTTGTCCGGATACGCTGTGCGATCACCGATCTCAAACAGAGCCGGCCTGTATTGAGCGAAATCTGGCCGTCCGGCTTTGATCTGCAGAATTTGAAAAAGGGTCTGAAGACGTCTTGGGCCGATTCGGGAGCAACCAGCATCGAGGTGATGGCCCTCGACTCAATGACCAATACTCCGATCCTGGCGGCTATTGATGACCGGAAAACCGGGATGAAAGAGAAGTTTACAAAGTGGGGGTCCGCCGAAGATGCCTTCCGATACTGGGCGTACCGGACCAAGTTGTTTCTCGATCAGGTCAGCAAAGAAAAGGGGATAGACTGA
- a CDS encoding glutamine amidotransferase, translated as MSRIFLLKTGSSFPGTVRQWGDFESWTIKGLDLSADEVQVLDLPNGDPLPEVEACRGVVVTGSHAMVTDRLPWSMALEAWVPALIEAGIPFLGICYGHQLLAQAQGGTVGFHPGGKEIGTVDIHLLPVSSTDPLFCGLPSPFSAHTTHSQSVLSLPPDAIRLASNSFEPNHAFRIGPCAWGIQFHPEYDTKIMESYVMEQAKELEESRRDIQEVLRTIRDTPVAAAILRRFAFIASKGSV; from the coding sequence GTGAGCAGGATATTTCTTCTTAAGACGGGGAGTTCTTTCCCCGGTACGGTGCGGCAATGGGGTGACTTTGAGTCGTGGACGATCAAAGGTCTCGATCTCAGCGCCGACGAAGTGCAGGTACTGGATTTGCCAAATGGCGATCCCCTGCCGGAGGTTGAAGCGTGCCGCGGTGTCGTCGTGACCGGTTCTCACGCCATGGTGACGGATCGCCTTCCCTGGAGCATGGCTCTGGAAGCCTGGGTTCCGGCGCTCATCGAGGCTGGCATCCCCTTTCTGGGAATCTGCTACGGCCACCAGCTCCTTGCGCAGGCGCAGGGCGGCACGGTGGGATTCCATCCGGGAGGAAAGGAAATCGGGACCGTGGATATTCATTTACTCCCGGTCAGTTCGACCGATCCGCTTTTCTGCGGCCTTCCCTCGCCATTTTCGGCCCACACGACGCATTCACAGTCCGTGCTCTCTTTGCCGCCGGATGCTATCCGCCTGGCCTCGAATTCCTTTGAACCGAATCATGCTTTCAGGATCGGTCCGTGCGCCTGGGGGATTCAGTTCCATCCGGAATACGATACGAAAATCATGGAATCCTACGTCATGGAACAGGCAAAAGAACTTGAGGAGTCGAGACGCGATATCCAGGAAGTGCTACGAACCATCCGGGACACACCGGTGGCGGCCGCGATTCTGAGGCGGTTTGCGTTTATTGCGAGTAAAGGAAGCGTTTAA
- a CDS encoding B12-binding domain-containing radical SAM protein, translating into MTGLSTNGKKRIALVHPRGFNWLPGSRDVTDVANRMAPQGLLSIAACLLQEGHDVFLYDCLGPGVSPDLNVQVKTVLAYQPDLVGFSATTSSFPDAAEMAGKIKKASAAISTVCGGVHVSALMGDLLAAYPAFDFLCAGEGEDTLTELAGGKTPEEIPGLIRRQGSEVVVNPPRSPIPDLDTLPFPAYEKLKGFPKDYHLPLFSYVHTPGATMITSRGCMYSCSYCDRSVFKRGFRYNSAPYIYEHMNYLRTRFGVRHVNIYDDLFTFDRKRIVELCETLCRRPLGMNFNCAVRVGHTDDALLSMLKEAGCLMVSLGVESADPQMLARHKSGVSLEAVRDTVKRIQDAGLRAKGLFMMGLPGETEESIRKTSDFIIDLGLDDMNMAKFTPFPGAPLWPTIREEGMFEEDWRLMNCLNFVFVPRGIESRERLDQLYNGHVKRFYSDPGWRKKFRDRLWEHRHSLLYLIRHLPSFWLAKRQFEPGRSS; encoded by the coding sequence ATGACCGGACTTTCAACTAATGGGAAAAAACGCATCGCCCTTGTCCATCCCCGGGGATTCAACTGGCTCCCCGGCTCCCGTGATGTGACCGATGTCGCCAACCGCATGGCGCCCCAGGGGCTCCTCTCCATCGCCGCCTGCCTGCTGCAGGAGGGACACGACGTTTTTCTATATGATTGCCTCGGACCGGGCGTTTCTCCCGACCTCAACGTACAGGTCAAGACAGTCCTCGCTTACCAGCCAGACCTGGTCGGCTTTTCGGCCACAACCTCCTCCTTCCCCGATGCCGCGGAAATGGCAGGAAAAATCAAGAAAGCCTCCGCTGCCATTTCGACAGTCTGCGGGGGCGTCCATGTCTCCGCCCTGATGGGCGACCTCCTCGCTGCCTATCCGGCCTTCGACTTCCTCTGCGCCGGTGAGGGGGAAGATACTTTGACGGAATTGGCCGGAGGCAAGACCCCTGAAGAAATTCCCGGCCTGATCCGGCGACAGGGTTCCGAGGTGGTGGTCAATCCCCCCCGTTCCCCGATTCCCGACCTGGACACCCTCCCCTTTCCCGCCTATGAGAAGCTGAAAGGTTTCCCGAAGGACTATCACCTGCCGCTCTTCAGTTATGTCCATACGCCCGGAGCGACGATGATCACCTCCCGGGGCTGCATGTACTCGTGCTCCTACTGCGATCGTTCCGTCTTCAAGAGGGGCTTCCGGTACAACTCCGCCCCGTACATTTACGAACACATGAACTATCTGCGGACCCGCTTCGGCGTGCGCCATGTCAATATTTACGACGACCTCTTCACCTTTGACCGCAAACGAATCGTAGAACTGTGCGAAACGCTCTGCCGACGGCCCCTGGGGATGAACTTCAACTGTGCTGTGCGGGTGGGCCATACCGATGACGCGCTGCTCTCCATGCTCAAGGAGGCGGGTTGCCTGATGGTGTCCCTGGGCGTGGAATCGGCGGACCCTCAGATGCTGGCCCGGCACAAGTCCGGGGTTTCTCTGGAGGCTGTCCGCGATACGGTGAAGCGGATTCAGGACGCGGGGTTGCGGGCCAAAGGGCTTTTCATGATGGGCCTGCCGGGCGAAACGGAGGAATCGATCCGCAAGACATCGGATTTTATCATCGACCTCGGGCTTGATGACATGAACATGGCCAAGTTCACCCCCTTTCCCGGCGCCCCCCTCTGGCCGACGATCCGGGAGGAAGGGATGTTTGAAGAGGACTGGCGGCTGATGAATTGCCTGAATTTTGTTTTCGTCCCCCGGGGAATCGAATCCAGAGAGAGGCTGGACCAGCTTTACAACGGGCATGTGAAGCGCTTCTACTCCGATCCGGGCTGGCGGAAGAAATTCAGGGATCGTCTCTGGGAGCACCGCCACAGCCTCCTGTACTTGATCCGCCACCTGCCCTCCTTCTGGCTGGCGAAGCGGCAGTTTGAACCCGGCCGGTCGAGTTGA